The nucleotide sequence GTAAGTCTACTTctattaaatttaattttggACCGTTTTACTCAGAAAATGTTTGTAGTttgaggtttgtttgtttttttaaagacaagcCTTAATAATATTGTAAACTGGGCACATGTGTGACAGCAAAATGTTTGACAGGCCCAATAAAAAGTCAGAAAGGAAGAATGTAGGGAATTACAGACCTGCACAGGTTGTTAACAATTTTAACAAATGTGTAGCTTCAgtttaataataatgcatttcaCTATGTGCAGCAATAAGTGAGTACATTACTAGGGatggttctgacataaacggtagtaaccagaccgaaaagcagcgcacatttcggtgctttatttcggtgctttttttcctgagctgtgatacactttagattctagccaatcattttacgtttccgaggatagtaggcgggcccaggtacgtacattcttttagagcagagctacagattaaaaatgcccaaggcgaagcgtcaaaagtctggctgtacttcacagcaaaagatgcaaactcagcattACACTTTACAAAATTCAACATTAAGCGCAGCTTCAGACTGCTTGCAGTTGTGTTTATCTGAGGAgttattttcagtaaaaaaTCAGAAACACTGAATCACAGCTGAGTCTAAAACGATGCTCTCAGTCATCTGTTAGCAGAACTCAGCTGTTGGCTGTTTGTACCTGACTGAGCACCGGTCGAACATTTGCATTCACTGTGCATTAACACAGTTAGGAGCTCTGTCTTCATGTTTCTGCAGGTTTGGCGAAGGGGTCAGTGGCAACCTTGTAATAGGTACGCTGGCATGGCCGTCCCCGTGGGTTATTGTATTTGGCTCCTTCTTCTCCACCTGCGGAGCGGGACTTCAGAGTCTGACAGGAGCTCCCCGTCTCCTCCAGGCCATCTCAAGGGATGGCATCATCCCCTTCCTTAGAGTGAGTACACAAATCTATCTCTGTCTTATCCACACACCTCTCAGAGCTTCCAGCTGAGCAAGAAATGTTGTGGGGGCTTGAAGATATTCTTGTCCCCGCTCTAAGCTGTAATGGTtgactaaaactaaacaaaaaactgagactAGATGTGAAAAACATGttagttaactaaaataaaaaattaaaactaactGACACTGTTTTGTGAACTTGTGAAAACTAACAACTAGACGTATTTATTGAGACTGAAATATATCCTCCATACAACAATAATTTATAACAACTAAAAGTAAGACTGAAACTAAAAGAAACTAAACTCAAACTAAAACTGAAGACACAACTATTATTAATTGGTAAATATGAcattatttatttgtgtgtcaCTTGTGTTTTTGCAGATCTTTGGGCACGGTAAAGCCAACGGGGAGCCCACGTGGGCACTTCTACTCACAGCTAGCATCTGTGAGATTGGCATCATCATTGCCTCTCTGGATGCAGTCGCACCAATCCTCTCCATGTAATTCTCACCGATAAACACAACAACTAAAGCTAAGATgctttttgtggtttttgttcttactcttctgttttctctctttcccttCATCTGTTTCTTTAGGTTCTTCTTGATGTGCTACATGTTCGTCAATCTCGCCTGCGCCCTGCAGACGTTGCTGAGGACCCCAAACTGGAGACCCAGATTTAAGTTCTACCACTGGTGAGTTTGTGCGTCAGAGTATGAAAGCTTTCTAAAAACTCTCGCATTTGTTTTATTATCTgaaatttacatttactttgACATGTACTTTGAGTTTCCACACTAAAATGCATGTTGGTGTTCTTTGTGTGTagcaaataaaatattatatatttatattaaaatattattattattaaaaactttgcacatccttttttgaaatgtgttttaaatccTGGATCATTTGCAGTCATATTTAAGTTTGCAGTCTTTTTCCTCGGTGCTGTTGCTGACACATTGCTACTTTTCTTTGCATGTTGATATTGCCTGTTGATCATTTTAACACTGAAAATACTGGCAGAGATGTGTATCACATAATGTGTTTATACTTGCAGTACATGTGAAACAAACAAGTGATTCAAACGTGCATAAAATCCTTTAACTATCCCAAAGATGTCATAGATATTCATCACATATGATGCGAGGATTTAAGCTCTGCTTAAAGACAGATTCTGGATTTGATGTAAAGAGCACACCCCTGTGAGAATCTCCATAAAAAGACttgaagtttgtgtgtttgtcttccATGATGAGCTTAAAAATGTCTTCTTTACAATGTTTCCATTAATCAGCCAGTTGTGTGAAGCTGGCAGAAATCTGGGTACTAAACATATGACGTCCTGTCCCCTGCAGGGCTCTGTCTTTCCTGGGTATGAGCCTGTGCTTGTCGCTCATGTTCATGTGTTCCTGGTATTATGCAATTGTGGCTATGGGCATCGCCACCTGCATCTACAAATACATTGAGTTCTGTGGGTAAGTAATAATAATTTGATCAATGATCATTTGAGGAAGGATTCTTTGATAAAAGTCACAGAGTAGTCTATTGACTCTATGAATCAGGATGCTGTAGATATGACCAGAGCTAATAATTTAATGTGCTTTGAGATAGAGCTGAGAAGGAGTGGGGTGATGGGATACGTGGGATCTCGCTCAGCGCTGCTCGCTTTGCTCTGATGAGGCTGGAGGAGGGACCACCACACACAAAGAACTGGAGGTCAGCTCAGTCTGTCTTTAAAAGAGCTGGTTGGCTTTTGCCTGTGATTATCACTGActgattttgtttgttattaGGCCTCAGATCCTGGTCCTAGTGAGTATGGACGCTGAGCAAAACATCGAGCAGCCTCGTCTTCTATCTCTGACCAATCAGCTAAAAGCTGGGAAGGGTCTGACTATTGTTGGCACCTGTGTTCAAGGAACCTTCCTAGACAATTACACCGACGCTCATAAGGCAGATCAGGTCTGTTACTCTTTAACACACGCTTAAACTTCTGACGCATGCACAGAAGATTCGCCACTTTCTCTAACAGCTGCGCCTGCCCTCTATCTGTGTCCCTGCAGTCGCTGCGTAAGTTGATGGAGACAGAGAAAGTAAAGGGCTTCACTCAGGTTGTCATCTCCTCCAACCTCAGAGATGGAACATCCCACTTGATTCAGGTTGGAGGACTTGGAGGTCTGAAGCACAACACGGTGATGGTCAGCTGGCCCCGTAACTGGAAACAGCCTGAGTGCCACCAGGAATTTAGGAACTTCATTGGTAAGTTATCAAGTGAAATAGAAGCTCTCTTAGTTGTTAATAAACATCAGCATCAAATATTATTCCAAATATTAAATACCAAGTCAGGGGCATTGAAAAAGTTTGGTAAAAAAGTTGGTAATCCTTTGCTCTGCCCCCCATCGTGTTACTTTTCTCCTGTTCCTCTGTAGAGGTGGTTAGAGAGACAACTATAGCCAGTATAGCCTTGTTGGTTCCTAAGAATATCTCCAGCTATCCATCCAATGGAGAGCGTTTCACTGAAGGCCACATTGACGTGTGGTGGGTTGTCCACGATGGAGGCATGCTAATGCTTCTGCCTTTCCTCTTGCGCCAGCATAAGGTGAAGAACAAGAAACTGTGGATTCTTTTCACTTAAATGAGCACAAGTTAAGCGTGATACAGTGTAGTGtgttgaaaaaaaaccccacattgGCTACGTCattatctgtttgttttttttcttgctataGGTGTGGAGGAAGTGCAAGATGCGTATTTTCACTGTAGCTCAGATGGATGACAACAGCATCCAGATGAAGAAAGACCTCCTCACCTTCCTCTATCACCTGCGCATCGACGCCGTAGTGGAAGTGGTTGAGATGGTGAGAGATTTGTCTGGCACATATTCTGAGCTCACAAACAAATCCTGCCAGGAGCGGCCTAAAAGAACAGTTTGTTTCTTGAAGGATCCCGTTATTCCAAAGTAATACATGGATTTCATGTGATGTGTGTTTGTCATTTACAGCATGACGGTGACATCTCAGCCTATACCTATGAGAAGACACTGATAATGGAGCAGCGATCACAGATCCTCAAACAAATGCATCTGACCAAGAATGAAATGGAGAGAGAGGTAAACCAGGAACCTTCATACTATCTGTAACcggaaaaacacatttaattttAGTTGACAGCCAAAGCACAGTTTCATTATCACTATGGGCATTAAATATCCGCTCTGAGGAAAGGAACTGCTTCATGATGAGGTATCTGTGTCTGTACATGTTTTCACTGATTTGCGGGTAGAAAAAAATGAACTCCAGTGGGAATATAGGAATCAgatgatgtttttgtttgttttgttctcacAGATCCAGAGCATTACAGATTCATCCCGTGGGTCCATACGGCGTAAAAATCCGTCTGCCTTGCGGTCACAGCGAAGCGCTGAGGAGGGAGGTGGTGCAGCAGAAAAACTAGAAGAGGAGGTAAAGCTGCTCCGACGTGTAATGTACAATACTTCTGTCCTCACTTGCTTCAAACACCTGTTGCATTTTATGCCAGGTTTTACTTTTCCTAGTTGCTGCTCAATTATTCCTTACAGTTCACTGATCAAAGATCCACCTTTTCTGACAAGCGtctcttttctctgtattacccTGTCATGTGATGGTGTTTGTCTGTCAGCCTGGGGCCGTCTCCAACCCAAAACAGGTACAGCTGAGCCACAGTAAGAATGTCTCCACACCAACCAGCCCCACAAGCCCCACATCCCCTGCTGCGCCTGCAGGTGGTGCTGTCGCCCGGCCCGACAACAAGGGCGCGGAAAAGGAGAAGAGCCTCCTAACAGCGACCCCAGAAGCGGGAAAAGACTTCTTCAACATGAAGCCGTGAGTGATCTGTCAGCTTAATTTAGCTCAGCAATCCTGCACAGGAAACAGGCATTTTAAAACTTGTGCAAACATGCTGAGAAAAACAGCTCTGACCCATCAGGGCATGGCCGTGTGGCCTCTGGGATGTCTGGCAGCAGGATGTTGGGTCTTCTGGGTCTTGTAGTTGTGGTGTGGGGTTTCTGTGCAACAGGCTTGTTCTGGCACATCCTCTGGATTTTTAATAGGATCGAGTTTGGAAGAGTTAACGCCAGTATGATTCACTTTACCAGTGACTGTAATGTTGTAGCTAATCCAAATGACCCACACAGTCATTTGTAAATATTTGTGTGTATCGACCCATGTTACAGGATTTAAAGCAAGACTGTGGCAAACAAAACTTTGAACTTAACAGTGACACGAAAAAGAATTTGTTCTGCAGTGTATTCATCTTCTGTCACATGATCGTTATGCATGGTGTGAGagcatttctttcatttcacctGATTCATAATTTCACAACAAAttaatgtcatgttttgtgtatttgtagttcagtttaatttaatttataagGTGTCAGTTCACAACATCACCGTCAgcttaaggtgctttatattgtaaggcataTCCCTTCAGCAATGCTCAGTCACATTAAGGAAAATGGGGGTTGGAGACCATATCACGAGCAATCTTACTGTGAGAGTGTACAATGAAATTGCTATCTTGTTGCCTTTGAAACAGTTGCTTTGAAGAAGAGCACCAGATGTGGCAATCACTCGTAACTTCAgggcctcactgataaaacgGCAATAAGAATGAGTCAGCCTGCTATCAGTTTGCAGTTGAAAGGGTTCAAATTTGGAAATACATGCAATATGTTTTATGGTAATACAACAATGAACTGCGATGTTGGctacatacacagaaattcaaATTACTTACATCCAGAGTCCAGAAAGCATGAAACTAAATTCAGAAATTTATCCACAAATAATGGATATAATCTGCAGTGACATGCACGCAGAAACTTTGCATTTATGTAAGAGTATAACCAGATTGTAACTAGTTGAGTCCTTTATTGCAAAGGGACATATTGTAGGTGAATTGTTCTCATCTGCTCATCTCACAGACTCAGACTGACAATctgtctgtatttataaattatGTGATATCCCATCCAGTCACCTTGATATCAAAAGTAGCAACACCTATAAACCTAGAGGTTTATAAGTGTTGCATGCTCAAAATCAAAGTGAATATCAGGAAATTAACAGCTACTGCAGTCTTCTGTTCACTTCTAAAGGTACTCAGTCAATATAAAAGATTTAACCACCAATAAATGTAGCCTTCTGTGTGACCATATATTGTTTCCTTCCACACATGCTGCAGGGAATGGGAGAACTTGtaagtattttcatttttagacatagTCAGTTGAGCTAAACAATCgatttaaaaatgaaacctGCTCTGACCCAATGTTTCCTGCCTCAGGAACCAGACGGACGTGAGGCGTATGCATACAGCAATGAGGCTCAATGAGGTCATCACAAAGAAGTCCAAGGAGGCAAAACTTGTCCTGCTCAACATGCCGGGACCACCAAAGAACCGTGTGGGCGAAGAAAACTGTATCCTACATCTCACATACTGTTCTTCATATGTCTTAGTTCAGTTCACATCATCATTTTACTTAAGGATAAATTATTTCTGCAGCATAGCCGTCTCGCAGTTTCAAAGAAAGTGAGTAATAAAAGCAAATTATAATGGGccaggctttctgcttcaggctcACTCGTTGACTTTTCTTTAAGCAGAGGGTTGAAAGAGGCAGCAACATTGTTACTTAGAACTGTAGAAGGAGAGTGATATTTGGTGCTGTCAGGAGATAAGGTGGAGGAGGTCCAGACAATAGATCATGAAGGTTAAAAGCTCAGAGCAGGACATACCAGCTTTCAGGGATCCTAGGTAAGTGTAAAATGACGATGTCTGAAGTCCATTATGGAAAAGAAGTAACGTGTAAGCTACGACTCTGGAAGTAAGGGATTTGCTGCATGGCAATTTGTGCAGGGAAAACTAGGTCCCCTTCCAGTATTCTGAATAAAGTCTTTTCTGCCTCTTTCAGCCCTCTGTTTCCTGTGAGCTAGGTACAAAGAGAGCCATATTTGTGACACTGAAAGCTCTAGGATTACCTCGCTAATCCATTAATCTCATTTCATAGTGCACCCCTCAGGAGACCACAGCTTTTGTCTTAGTGTTTTGCTCTTTGTTTAGGTTTGCTTTCAGTCAATGTTTGGTTAATGTTTGGTATTAAAACTACTTGTCAAGATTTTTTAAAGATCGTGGTTTGgattaaaggaaaaagtttgCCCTGCACTATAAGAATTGACACTTAGAAGCTCAGTCTGTCCAGTCAGTGATGCTGATTGGTACTAATAAAGGGTCTATACTGTGTGTCAGGTGACACTCTAGCAACAAAAAGTCAGTATATGGTACCCTGGGAATGAGGACATACtgcttattttaattatttcccACTTGAAGTGGGAGTCATGCTGCTCGCATCATCGAATCATCATCTTTCTCCCATCTATGTGACCCTTTGACAAGGCATCTGCATGATAAACAAATTATgttgtaataaataaaagaaagaatgaatgcatgaatctTTGGACTCAAACTAgtagaaataaatacattactGTAAAAATTACTGAAAAAGTTCTGGTAGCTGATTGTACAGACTGTCCAGTAATTATAAAATGGAAAGAAAGCATTTTTCTGTTAGCATGAAGTAAAAGGGTAGTAAAAGGGTAAGTGGGGTAAAACATTAAGTTAATTtaaagaattttgtttttgcacagtgGTGGTGAAAATTGTCCCATGTAGTCTGAGCATGAATGCAAGCTGCTGCACTTTCTTTAAATATGTAGTTATTTCACTTCACTAAGATGAAAATGGACCTTTGCGTCATATAAAGTTAACGAATGACCAgaagaatatgaaaaaaaaaaaccctccttgACTGTGATTGTTTCCCAGACATGGAGTTTCTTGAAGTGCTCACTGAAGGTCTCAATCGGGTTCTCCTGGTGCGCGGAGGTGGACGCGAAGTCATCACCATCTACTCTTGAAGGGCTTTCATGATCTCACAACAGCACATACATGGACTCTGCCCTGTCCTCCCTCCTTACACACCCATTCTGTCACCTGCCACCACACGTTGTACTCAGAGTTTTCAGGTGAAATACTATGTAGACTCAGCTGAATGAGGTTCCAGGTAACCTACAGAGTACATAGTACACAGAATCGTGTACTCCAGTGATTAACTTGAGTACATACTGTTCTTGACTCATCAGGTCAAGAACAGTTCATCAGTTTTAGAAGATTTAATTTCAAAAACAAGAGACAACTGAAAGTTTTCCTGATAAAGTAGAAGTTTGccaaatgttaaaatgagcttTTCTAGTCTAAGTGCTTTCCCTTTGGCTTTTGTCCCCTGTCACTGATAAAAGAGCAATGTCACTGCTTTAccatttctatttattttctatCATAGTGTTgatgttatttatatatttatttacatgacaagttgtgtgtctttgtctgtttttgtttttcctagtGTGGTTataagtattttaaaaaaaacagtgggaTCAAATTGATTTGTGACAGGTATGGACTCCTAAAATTACGTCATCATCACTGTGTTATCCTTTGTTTTGTGACATTAGAAGCACTAAAATAGATTATTAAATAAATCAacatttcatacatttttttacagttttttctttcattgtgtgtttcaggggaaaaaaggatttttaaagaaaattttaagattttagagaagagttatatttaaaaaaagatttaaagaaaatcttttttaaatgtaaatgtatttattcaaaaatatatgtattcaaatatatttatttattcaaaaatatattaaaactgTGCATTTTATGTAAGACAAGTGCACAGAAAGGAATAGTTTCACATTTTGAAAAATAGGCTTATTGACTTTTCTTATCTGGGTGCTAAGCCTACATAGTAGCATGCAAGACTGAAAATATAATCTGTCCAACCACCTAAAACCTGCTTAATACAATAATTATCCACTTTATTTGGtacacatggcagcaacttaaTGCATTCAGGCATATAGACATGATTCTACGTCTACCCAGCTTCGTTGATGCTAGAGCTCAGAGTTGCATGGCCGAAATGCTTCAAGCTGAtgtgaaggcaacagtaactcaaacaaTCTCTTTTTTTACAACCAATAtatacagaagagcatctctaaatGCACAAACCCTGAAGGCAGTAGCAGACCACTCCTGGCAGCTAAGAATAGGACACTGAGGCAACAATTTATACAGGATCACAAAAATTGGACAATATTGGAAAAACATTGCATGTTCTGATGAATCTCAATTTCTGCTTCAAAATTCAAGTGGTGGGTAaaaatttggcataaacaactaGTTTGGTTTCAGAATGTTTTCATCCTGCCTTGTGTTAGTTGTTCAGGCAGCTGCTGGTGCAGTTATGCATTCTGGGCCCTTAGTATCATTGACCACCCTTTAAACCctacagcctacctgagtattgttgctgaccatgtccatcccatTATGACCACAGGGTACCCATTCTCTGATTTCTGCTTCCAACGGGAAATTTAGATCAtcttaaactggtttcttgaatatGACAATGAGCTCACTGCATTCAGAATCTCCTCACCATTACCAGATCTCATCCACAACACATCTGGAGCAGAACATTCAAAATCTTTGTTCCCGGTGCCATGCTACATttatgccacaaagaattaaggtgTCCAACCTGGTACCTcccaggtgtacctaatgaagtgactGGTGATTGTATATCATATATATAAGTGAATCGTTTCAAATATAGCTCATTTTAAAGCTGATTTGATCCATTTTGTGGGTAGTCATTTGCCAGATTTTATGCTGGGAGCAGCAACTTTGTAGAGGCTGCTGTTGCACAAAAGTCTCCAAAATACCAAACAATGTTCATCATTAGTATGCTGGGTTTTGTTACATTCACAGAAGGCTGGTTGCTAGTAGGCTAGCAGACTAACTCTCTGTTAGCTTTAATAATTACCTCACAGACAGGAGAACTGCATTGTATAAATCTCAGCAAGAGACAACAAATAAGATGCTAAATGTATGTTTATCAATTAAATTTGCTATTGCGCTTATGCAGGCCAAATGAAAGCATGACGGAATCAGCTGTTATATTAAAAAGGCAGAAAATTTAGAGTGACAAATAGAAGATATATTAAGGAATTGGAGAAGGTGCATATTAAACTTTTAGTATGACTTAGGCATTGAATTTGATTATCCTGACTATTAGAAGATagtttcttttgtgtgtgtgaccatgtatataaaatatatttaacttGTCTTTGAGTATGCTTTAgtcatttaaatattaaatggcATAGACATGAAGTTTTTGGTAGAGCTTTTGACTTG is from Oreochromis niloticus isolate F11D_XX linkage group LG20, O_niloticus_UMD_NMBU, whole genome shotgun sequence and encodes:
- the slc12a5b gene encoding solute carrier family 12 member 5b isoform X3, yielding MDKSQQYDGNNMALFEEEMDTSPMVSSLLSTLANYSNLPTGSKEHEEAENNEEGSRPSKKPVKAPQLGTLMGVYLPCIQNIFGVILFLRMTWMVGIGGVFGSFIIVFMCCSTTMLTAISMSAIATNGVVPAGGSYYMISRSLGPEFGGAVGICFYLGTTFAGAMYILGCIEILLIYIVPQAAIFKIEGLEGPEAEAALLNNMRVYGTIVLSFMALVVFVGVKYVNKLALVFLACVILSILSVYAGVIKTAIDPPVFPVCLLGNRTLLSKGYDVCAKVIEIDNETVTTKLWRSFCDSEYLNATCDEYFNNNNVTEIQGIPGVTSGILAENLFGNYLEKGMILEKRGLASDVDPDSPTTNSNRYVLADITSFFTLLVGIYFPSVTGIMAGSNRSGDLRDAQKSIPIGTIAAISTTSTVYMSCVVLFGACIEGVVLRDKFGEGVSGNLVIGTLAWPSPWVIVFGSFFSTCGAGLQSLTGAPRLLQAISRDGIIPFLRIFGHGKANGEPTWALLLTASICEIGIIIASLDAVAPILSMFFLMCYMFVNLACALQTLLRTPNWRPRFKFYHWALSFLGMSLCLSLMFMCSWYYAIVAMGIATCIYKYIEFCGAEKEWGDGIRGISLSAARFALMRLEEGPPHTKNWRPQILVLVSMDAEQNIEQPRLLSLTNQLKAGKGLTIVGTCVQGTFLDNYTDAHKADQSLRKLMETEKVKGFTQVVISSNLRDGTSHLIQVGGLGGLKHNTVMVSWPRNWKQPECHQEFRNFIEVVRETTIASIALLVPKNISSYPSNGERFTEGHIDVWWVVHDGGMLMLLPFLLRQHKVWRKCKMRIFTVAQMDDNSIQMKKDLLTFLYHLRIDAVVEVVEMHDGDISAYTYEKTLIMEQRSQILKQMHLTKNEMEREIQSITDSSRGSIRRKNPSALRSQRSAEEGGGAAEKLEEEPGAVSNPKQVQLSHSKNVSTPTSPTSPTSPAAPAGGAVARPDNKGAEKEKSLLTATPEAGKDFFNMKPEWENLNQTDVRRMHTAMRLNEVITKKSKEAKLVLLNMPGPPKNRVGEENYMEFLEVLTEGLNRVLLVRGGGREVITIYS
- the slc12a5b gene encoding solute carrier family 12 member 5b isoform X1, giving the protein MLNNMTDCEEGEGGPNSQGDGNPKESSPFINSSAATNMDKSQQYDGNNMALFEEEMDTSPMVSSLLSTLANYSNLPTGSKEHEEAENNEEGSRPSKKPVKAPQLGTLMGVYLPCIQNIFGVILFLRMTWMVGIGGVFGSFIIVFMCCSTTMLTAISMSAIATNGVVPAGGSYYMISRSLGPEFGGAVGICFYLGTTFAGAMYILGCIEILLIYIVPQAAIFKIEGLEGPEAEAALLNNMRVYGTIVLSFMALVVFVGVKYVNKLALVFLACVILSILSVYAGVIKTAIDPPVFPVCLLGNRTLLSKGYDVCAKVIEIDNETVTTKLWRSFCDSEYLNATCDEYFNNNNVTEIQGIPGVTSGILAENLFGNYLEKGMILEKRGLASDVDPDSPTTNSNRYVLADITSFFTLLVGIYFPSVTGIMAGSNRSGDLRDAQKSIPIGTIAAISTTSTVYMSCVVLFGACIEGVVLRDKFGEGVSGNLVIGTLAWPSPWVIVFGSFFSTCGAGLQSLTGAPRLLQAISRDGIIPFLRIFGHGKANGEPTWALLLTASICEIGIIIASLDAVAPILSMFFLMCYMFVNLACALQTLLRTPNWRPRFKFYHWALSFLGMSLCLSLMFMCSWYYAIVAMGIATCIYKYIEFCGAEKEWGDGIRGISLSAARFALMRLEEGPPHTKNWRPQILVLVSMDAEQNIEQPRLLSLTNQLKAGKGLTIVGTCVQGTFLDNYTDAHKADQSLRKLMETEKVKGFTQVVISSNLRDGTSHLIQVGGLGGLKHNTVMVSWPRNWKQPECHQEFRNFIEVVRETTIASIALLVPKNISSYPSNGERFTEGHIDVWWVVHDGGMLMLLPFLLRQHKVWRKCKMRIFTVAQMDDNSIQMKKDLLTFLYHLRIDAVVEVVEMHDGDISAYTYEKTLIMEQRSQILKQMHLTKNEMEREIQSITDSSRGSIRRKNPSALRSQRSAEEGGGAAEKLEEEPGAVSNPKQVQLSHSKNVSTPTSPTSPTSPAAPAGGAVARPDNKGAEKEKSLLTATPEAGKDFFNMKPEWENLNQTDVRRMHTAMRLNEVITKKSKEAKLVLLNMPGPPKNRVGEENYMEFLEVLTEGLNRVLLVRGGGREVITIYS
- the slc12a5b gene encoding solute carrier family 12 member 5b isoform X4 gives rise to the protein MLTAISMSAIATNGVVPAGGSYYMISRSLGPEFGGAVGICFYLGTTFAGAMYILGCIEILLIYIVPQAAIFKIEGLEGPEAEAALLNNMRVYGTIVLSFMALVVFVGVKYVNKLALVFLACVILSILSVYAGVIKTAIDPPVFPVCLLGNRTLLSKGYDVCAKVIEIDNETVTTKLWRSFCDSEYLNATCDEYFNNNNVTEIQGIPGVTSGILAENLFGNYLEKGMILEKRGLASDVDPDSPTTNSNRYVLADITSFFTLLVGIYFPSVTGIMAGSNRSGDLRDAQKSIPIGTIAAISTTSTVYMSCVVLFGACIEGVVLRDKFGEGVSGNLVIGTLAWPSPWVIVFGSFFSTCGAGLQSLTGAPRLLQAISRDGIIPFLRIFGHGKANGEPTWALLLTASICEIGIIIASLDAVAPILSMFFLMCYMFVNLACALQTLLRTPNWRPRFKFYHWALSFLGMSLCLSLMFMCSWYYAIVAMGIATCIYKYIEFCGAEKEWGDGIRGISLSAARFALMRLEEGPPHTKNWRPQILVLVSMDAEQNIEQPRLLSLTNQLKAGKGLTIVGTCVQGTFLDNYTDAHKADQSLRKLMETEKVKGFTQVVISSNLRDGTSHLIQVGGLGGLKHNTVMVSWPRNWKQPECHQEFRNFIEVVRETTIASIALLVPKNISSYPSNGERFTEGHIDVWWVVHDGGMLMLLPFLLRQHKVWRKCKMRIFTVAQMDDNSIQMKKDLLTFLYHLRIDAVVEVVEMHDGDISAYTYEKTLIMEQRSQILKQMHLTKNEMEREIQSITDSSRGSIRRKNPSALRSQRSAEEGGGAAEKLEEEPGAVSNPKQVQLSHSKNVSTPTSPTSPTSPAAPAGGAVARPDNKGAEKEKSLLTATPEAGKDFFNMKPEWENLNQTDVRRMHTAMRLNEVITKKSKEAKLVLLNMPGPPKNRVGEENYMEFLEVLTEGLNRVLLVRGGGREVITIYS
- the slc12a5b gene encoding solute carrier family 12 member 5b isoform X2, yielding MLNNMTDCEEGEGGPNSQGDGNPKESSPFINSSAATNMDKSQQYDGNNMALFEEEMDTSPMVSSLLSTLANYSNLPTGSKEHEEAENNEEGSRPSKKPVKAPQLGTLMGVYLPCIQNIFGVILFLRMTWMVGIGGVFGSFIIVFMCCSTTMLTAISMSAIATNGVVPAGGSYYMISRSLGPEFGGAVGICFYLGTTFAGAMYILGCIEILLIYIVPQAAIFKIEGLEGPEAEAALLNNMRVYGTIVLSFMALVVFVGVKYVNKLALVFLACVILSILSVYAGVIKTAIDPPVFPVCLLGNRTLLSKGYDVCAKVIEIDNETVTTKLWRSFCDSEYLNATCDEYFNNNNVTEIQGIPGVTSGILAENLFGNYLEKGMILEKRGLASDVDPDSPTTNSNRYVLADITSFFTLLVGIYFPSVTGIMAGSNRSGDLRDAQKSIPIGTIAAISTTSTVYMSCVVLFGACIEGVVLRDKFGEGVSGNLVIGTLAWPSPWVIVFGSFFSTCGAGLQSLTGAPRLLQAISRDGIIPFLRIFGHGKANGEPTWALLLTASICEIGIIIASLDAVAPILSMFFLMCYMFVNLACALQTLLRTPNWRPRFKFYHWALSFLGMSLCLSLMFMCSWYYAIVAMGIATCIYKYIEFCGAEKEWGDGIRGISLSAARFALMRLEEGPPHTKNWRPQILVLVSMDAEQNIEQPRLLSLTNQLKAGKGLTIVGTCVQGTFLDNYTDAHKADQSLRKLMETEKVKGFTQVVISSNLRDGTSHLIQVGGLGGLKHNTVMVSWPRNWKQPECHQEFRNFIEVVRETTIASIALLVPKNISSYPSNGERFTEGHIDVWWVVHDGGMLMLLPFLLRQHKVWRKCKMRIFTVAQMDDNSIQMKKDLLTFLYHLRIDAVVEVVEMHDGDISAYTYEKTLIMEQRSQILKQMHLTKNEMEREIQSITDSSRGSIRRKNPSALRSQRSAEEGGGAAEKLEEEPGAVSNPKQVQLSHSKNVSTPTSPTSPTSPAAPAGGAVARPDNKGAEKEKSLLTATPEAGKDFFNMKPNQTDVRRMHTAMRLNEVITKKSKEAKLVLLNMPGPPKNRVGEENYMEFLEVLTEGLNRVLLVRGGGREVITIYS